TTGACACCTCGCAGGATGATCATGTCGTCGGAGCGGCCGGTGATCTTTTCCATCCGTCGCATCCCGGGCCGAGCCGTGCCCGGCATCAGCCGGGTCAGATCACGGGTGCGATAACGGATCACCGGGAAGGCTTCCTTGGTCAGCGAGGTGAACACCAGCTCGCCCTTCTCGCCATCGGGCAGCACTGCGCCGGTGACAGGATCGATGACCTCGGGCAGGAAGTGATCCTCCCAGACGTGCAAGCCGTCCTTGGTCTCGACGCATTCCTGCGCGACGCCCGGGCCGATCACTTCGGACAGCCCGTAGATGTCGGTCGCGTCCATGTCGAACGCCTGCTCGATCTCGGCACGCATCGCGTTGGTCCAGGGCTCGGCGCCGAACACGCCGTATTTCAACGACGATTGCCGCGGGTCGAGTCCCTGCCGTTTGAATTCGTCGAGGATCGCCAGCATGTAGCTCGGCGTCACGGTGATCACATCGGGCCTGAAATCGTTGATCAGTTGTACCTGCCGCTCGGTCATGCCGCCGGAGACCGGCACCACGGTGCAGCCGAGCTTCTCGCCGCCGTAGTGCGCGCCGAGCCCGCCGGTGAACAGGCCGTAGCCGTAGGAATTGTGAATGATCATGCCGCGGCGTGCGCCGGCGGCGCGCAGCGAACGCGCCATCACCGTGGCCCAGGTGTCGATGTCCTTCAGCGTGTAGCCGACCACGATCGGCTTGCCGGTGGTACCCGACGACGCGTGGACGCGGACCAGTTGCTCGCGTGGCACCGCGAACATGCTGAACGGGTAGTTGTCGCGCAGGTCTGTCTTCGACGTGAATGGAAATTTCGCCAGATCGGCGAGGTCGCGGAAGTCCTGCGGATGCACACCGGCTCGGTCGAACGCATTCCTGTAGTGGGGGACGTTGTCGTAGGCATGCGTCAGCGTCCAGGCCAGGCGTTCGGTCTGCAGCGAGACGATCGCGTCGCGGGAGGCGCGCTCGGCTTCGTCGAGCTCGGCGCTGTAGCCGGAAGGTGCCCGCAATTGATGGATGCTCGCGGCCATCGCTCTATCCTCTCTCAGCGTTGATCGGGTTGTTGCAGCGGCACCAGCGTTCCGCCGATCGACCGCGAATGGCCACGGAATTCGGCGATCACGATTCCGGCCGAGGAAACGCGGACATCGAAGATGCCGGATCGTCCGGCGCGGGTGACTTCGCGCGCGCTTGCCACCAGCTTCGCGCCGAGCTTGCTCGGGCGGATGAAACTGATCTGGCCCTGCGCCGCCACGGTGTTCTCGTTGCGCGAGTTGCAGGCATAGGCGAAGGCGGAGTCGGCCAGCGTAAAGATGAAGCCGCCATGGGCGATGCCGTGGCCGTTCACCATCTCGGTGGTGATCGTCATCGCCAGCGTCGCGAAGCCGGGGCCGATCTCGACGATCTCCATGCCGAGCGCCTTGCTGGCATGATCGTTGGCCCACATCGCGTCGGCGCAGGCGCGCGCCAATTCGTCGGGCGACAACTCCGCGGCAGCGGGGGAGCGCGCCACGGTCACCGCATGGTCCGAGCGCGGCAGGCACGCATCGCGATGCGTCGCCGCTTCCGGTCGGCGATCATGTCGTCATTCACGTTTCGCTCCCAATTTCACCCACCACGTCCGGGCTCTTTGAAAGCCTCTTGAATTGAACGATCGGTCAGTCAATTATTAGCCCAAGCCACCATCGTGTCAACGGCCGCCGCGCACGTCAAACCGCGCGGCGCCGCGGGCCGAACAAGAAAATCGGGGAGGACGCCATGACCACCACGCTGCAAAGCCTCGCGCGCGACGCCTGGGTGACGCCGGACACCGGCCTCGTCGACATTCCGAGCGCGATCGACGGCCGAGTGGTGGCGCGCGCCTCCAGCGCCGGGCTCGACTTTGCCGCGATCGTGCGCCACGCGCGCGAGGTCGGCGGGCCCGGCCTGCGCGCGCTGAGCTTTCACCAGCGCGCCGACCGGCTGAAGGCAATCGGCGCGTATCTGATCGAGCGCAAGGAGCAGCTCTACGCGATCGCCGCCGACACCGGCGCCAATCGCCGCGACAACGCGATCGACATCGACGGCGGCCTGGTGACGCTCGCGGCCTACGCCTCGCGCGGCCGGCGCGAACTGCCGGATACGAAATTCATCATCGAAGGCGAGGTCGAACAATTCGGCAAGCGCGGCAGCTTCGTCGGGCAACACATTCTCTCACCGCTACACGGCGTCGCCGTGCATATCAACGCGTTCAATTTTCCGTGCTGGGGTCTGCTCGAAAAGCTGGCGCCGGCGCTGCTCGCCGGCGTCCCGGTGATCGCCAAGCCGGCGACGGCGACGGCCTATGTGGCCGAGGCGCTGGTCAAGCTGATCCACGAATCCGGCCTGCTGCCGCCGGGCGCGCTTCAGCTGATCTGTGGCAGCACCGGCGATCTCTTCGATCATCTGACCGGCCAGGATGTGATCGCCTTCACCGGCTCGATCGAGACCTCGGACAAGCTCCGCGCGCATCCCAACGTCGCAAGGCATTCGATCCGCTTCATCGCCGAGCGCGACTCGCTGAACGCCGCGATCCTCGGCACGGATATCGCCCCGACCGACCCGGAGTTCGATCTGTTCGTGCGGGAGGTGGCGCGTGAGATGACCAGCAAGGCCGGGCAAAAATGCACCGCGATCCGCCGCGTGCTTGTGCCCCGCGCGCAGGAAGCCGCTGTCATCGCGGCCCTGCAGGCGACGCTGACCGACGTGAAGCTCGGCGATCCGCGCCAAGACGACAAGGCGATGGGCCCGCTGGTCAGCCGCGGCCAACGCGACACGGTGCGCGCCGCGATCGCAGCGCTCGCCCCCGAGGCCGACATCGTGTTCGGAGACCCGCAGCGTTGCAGCGGCGACGGCATCGACACCACGGCGGGGGCTTACCTCTCGCCGATACTCCTGCGCGCAACGGACCCGATGCGCGCAGAGAAGCTCCACGCCATCGAGGCGTTCGGACCCGTCGCGACCGTGATCGCCTATGACGACGTCGACCAGGTGATCGAGCTGGTTCGCCGCGGCGAAGGCAGCCTGGTCGCGTCGCTGTTCACCTACGACAACGAGGTCGCCGAGCAGATCGCGCTCGGCATCGCGCCGTGGCACGGGCGATTGCTGATCCTCGACCGCGATTGCGCCGCGGAATCCACCGGCCATGGCACGCCACTTCCGGCGTTGTTGCATGGAGGCCCTGGCCGCGCCGGCGGCGGCGAAGAACTCGGCGGCCTGCGCAGCGTGCATCACTACATGCAGCGCACCGCAATCCAGTGCTCGCCGCGCCGGCTGGCGGCATTGACCGGCACGTGGAGCCGCGGCGCACCGTCGCCGGTCTCGAATCTGCATCCGTTCAAGCGCAACTTCGACGAACTGACCGTCGGCGAAAGCATCGAGACCGCGAGCCGGCCGATTACCCTCGACGACATCGAGCACTTCGCACATTTCACCGGCGACACGTTCTACGCCCATATGGACGAGGCGGCGGCCAAGGCCAACCCGTTCTTCCCCGGCCGTGTCGCCCACGGCTATCTCATTCTGGCGTTCGCCGCCGGCCTGTTCGTCGACCCGGCACCGGGGCCGCTGTTGGCGAATTACGGCCTCGACAATCTGCGCTTCCTCAAGCCCGTCTCACCCGACGACACCATTCGCGTGAAGCTGACCGTGAAGCAGAAATCCTCCGCGCGGCGGCCGGAATACGGCGAGGTGCGGTGGGACGTCGAGGTGGTGAACCAGAACAACGAGCCGGTCGCGCGCTACGACCTGCTGACGATGAGTGCCCGGCCGACATAGCGGCATCCGGCACGCGCCATTCGGCGCGGCCGGCTCTCTACAAGTGATCGTAGTCCACCACCACCCGATCGGTGGTCGGTTTCGCCTGGCAGGTCAGGATGAAGCCGGCTTTCAGCTCCCACGGCTCCAGCGAGTAGTTCAGCTCCATCGGGGCCTGGCCCTCGACCAGCTTGGCGCGGCAAGTGGAGCACATTCCGCCTTTGCAGGCGAAGGGCAGGTCAACGCCGGCACGTAACGCTGCGTCGAGGATCGCCTCGCCCTCCGCCACCGGCACTTCGCGGCGCTTGCCGTCGATGATCAGCGACGCGATCGCTTTCGGCGGCGCGCCCGGCGCGACCACCGCCTTGGGTCGCGGCTTGCCGCCGAGGCCGGAGACGAAGCGCTCGACATGAATGCGCGCCTCGGCGATGCCGAGTTCGCGGCAGGCGGCCTCGACGTCGTCGCTCATCCCGATCGGGCCGCAGACGAAGACGTGATCGACGCTCGCGGCGGGCAGCATCGCGGTCAGCAGCAGCCGCACCTTGTCGCGATCGAGCCGGCCCTGCATCACCGGCACGTCCTGCTCTTCCTGAGAGAGAACGTGGAACACCGCGAAGCGCTGCAAGTAACGATCCTTGAGCGTCTCCAGCGTGTCGCGAAACAGGATCTGATCGGTGCTGCGGTTGCCGTAGAACAGGAAGAACCGGCTCGCCGGCTCGCGCGCCAACACGGCCTTGATCAGCGACAAGATCGGCGTGATGCCGGAGCCCGCGGCGAAGCCGACATAGGTGCGGACCTCGTCCGGCGCAGGCGCGACGCCGAACCGGCCGGTCGGCGTCATCACGTCGAGCGTGTCGCCGGCTTTCAGCTCCTCGGTCGCCCACACCGAGAACGCGCCGCCGTCGATCTTCTTCACTGCGATCCGCAATTCGCCGTCGTCGGGGCCCGAGCAGATCGAATAGGAGCGCCGCACCTCCTCGCCGTCCATCGTGGTGCGCAGCGTCAGATACTGACCCGCGGCGAACTGGTAGGCGTCGGCGAGATCCGGCGGGACGGTGAAGCTCAGCGAGATCGCGTCGCGGCCTTCGCGGCGCAGATCGCGGATCACCAGCGGATGGAAGCGCGGAATGGTGGCAGAGATGTTCATGGCGGGCATCGGCTCAATGACATTTGACCTATCAGTGACATTTGAAGTAATCGAACGGCTCGCGGCACACCTTGCAGCGCCACAGCGCCTTGCAGGAGGTCGAGCCGAATTCGGACAGTTGCTCGGTGTCGATCGAACCGCATTGCGGACAGGCTATTTCAAGGGCGCCGAACAACGCCCGGCGGCCGGTCGCGGCCTGCGGCGGCGCGATGCCATAGTCCTTCAGCTTGGCGCGGCCCTCGGCGCTCATCCAGTCGGTGGTCCAGGCCGGCGCCAGCACGGTTCGAACGCTCGCGTCGCCGATGCCGGCGCGCGCCAGCGCGGTCTCGATCTCCAGCGTGATCATGTTCATCGCCGGGCAGCCCGAATAGGTCGGCGTGATCGTGACCTCGACGCGGCCGTCGTTGACGCTGATGTCGCGCAGCACGCCGAGATCGGCGATGGTGAGGACGGGAATCTCCGGATCGACCACGGTCGCGGCCGCATCCCAGGCGCGGGCGCGCAGCTCGGAATCGCTGATGGCGCGCGTCACCATGTCTGGCCCGGATAGGTCCGCTGCATGTATTGCAGCTCGGAGAGCAGATGGCCGAGATGCTCGCTGTGCCGGCCGCTGCGGCCGCCGCGCTGCACCCACGTGCCGCTCGGCAGCGTCAAGGTCGCTTCGCCCAGCACGGCGGCGATCGTTGCCTGCCAGGGCTCGCGCAGGCTCGCGGGATCGATCACGACGCCCGCCTCGATCAGGCTGCGCTCGCCATCGTCGGCCTCGAACAGCTCACCCGTGAACGGCCACAGCGCGTCGATCGCGTCCTGCGCGCGGCGATGGCTTTCGTCGGTGCCGTCGCCGAGCCGGATCATCCATTCCGACGTGTGGCGGAGGTGATAGGCGCTTTCCTTTTCCGACTTCGCCGCGATCGCGGCGAGCGTCGGGTCGGCCGAGCGCATCATCGCCCGCCAATACGGATCGGCGTAGGCGGAATACAACAATTGCCGCGCGATGGTGCGGGCGAAGTCGCCGTTGGGCTGCTCGACGAGCAAGAGGTTCTGGTAATCGCGCTCCTCGCGCAGATAAGCGAGCTGATCCTCGCCGCGCCCCCTGCCCTCGACGCGCCCTGCATAGCTGTACAGTTCGCGCGCCTGCCCGATCAGATCCAGCGCGATGTTCGACAGCGCCATGTCCTCTTCGAGCATCGGCGCATGGCCGCACCATTCCGACAGCCGATGCCCGAGGATCAGCGCGTCGTCGGCGCGGCGCAGGGCGTAGGTGAACAGCGGGGTGTCGGTGATTTCGATCGAGGCGGCGGGCATCGGCTGTTACTCGGGTTCGAATGAAGCGTTCGCCACACACGCGGCGTCATCCTGAGGTGGGAGCGCAGCGAGCCTCGAAGGATGCGGCGACGGGTACCGGCTGCGCATCCTTCGAAGCCGCCGCTGCGCGGCGGCAGCTCAGGATGACGTCGCGTTATGTGCCGGCCACGGCGGCGAACTACATATGCCCGACTTCATCGGGCACCTCGTAGAACGTCGGGTGACGATAGATCTTGCTCTCGGCCGGCTCGAACATCATGCCCGCCTCGGCGGGATCGCTCGCCGTGATCGCGCTCGACGGCACCACCCAGATCGACAGCCCCTCGCCGCGGCGGGTGTAGACGTCGCGGGCCGCCTGCAGTGCCAGCGTGGCGTCGGCGGCGTGCAGCGAGCCGACGTGCTTGTGCGCGAGGCCATTGCGGCTGCGGATGAAGACTTCCCACAGCGCCGTATTCGGCGTGCTCATCGAATGCCTCCCGAAGATGGACAATCCCGCGGCGTCTAGGCCGCGATCTTCTTCTTGCGCTTTTCGGCGAAGGCCATCGCGGCTTCGCGAACCCAGGCGCCGTCGTCATGCGCCTTGCGCCGCGCCGCCAGCCGGTCGCGGTTGCACGGGCCGTTGCCGGCCAGCACCTGCTTGAATTCGTCCCAGTCGATCGTGCCGTAGTCCCAGTGCCCGGTGGACTCGTTCCTGGTCAACGCCGGATCGGGAATCGTGAGCCCGAGATAGTGCGCCTGCGGCACGGTCGCATCGACGAATTTCTGGCGCAATTCGTCGTTGGAGAAGCGCTTGATCTTCCATCTGGTCGAGGTGTCGCTGTGCTGGCTGGCCTGATCCGGCGGGCCGAACATCATCAGGCATGGCCACCACCAGCGGTCGAGCGCATCCTGCGCCATCGCCTTCTGCTCGGCCGAACCGCGGCACAGCGTCAGCATGATCTCGTAGCCCTGGCGCTGGTGGAACGACTCCTCCTTGCAGACGCGGATCATCGCCCGCGCATAGGGGCCGTAGGAGCAGCGGCACAGCGGAATCTGGTTCATGATCGCGGCGCCGTCGACCAGCCAGCCGATCGCGCCGATATCCGCCCAGGTCAGCGTCGGGTAGTTGAAGATCGAGGAGTACTTCGCCTTGCCGCTCAGCATCTGATCGACCAGCTCTTCGCGCGACGAGCCGAGCGTCTCTGCGGCGGCGTAGAGATACAGCCCGTGGCCGCATTCGTCCTGCACCTTGGCGAGCAAGGCGGCCTTGCGGCGCAGCGTCGGCGCGCGGGTGATCCAATTGCCTTCCGGCAACATGCCGACGATCTCGGAATGGGCGTGCTGCGAGATCTGCCGCGTCAGCGTCTTGCGATACGCCGCCGGCATCCAGTCGTTGGGCTCGATCCGCTCTTCGGCATCGATCCGCGCCTGGAACAGCGCGGCGCGGCCGGCGTCCTCGAGGTTGCGATCCTCGGCCTCGGTGGTGTTGAGCGCCTGTGTGTACATGGCGGCGTCCTCGGCAGTTTCCTCGCAGGCTCGGGCGCGCGGCCCGGCCTTGTTGGAAATATAATTGACCAATTGGACGGTCAATGCAAGTGTCGGAACCAGTCATCCGCGGTTCGTGTCGGGCGTGCCGCACCAAGCAGGATGTTGCATCGCATGGCTCGCACGCGAGCGAACGACTACGACCAGAAACGCCGCGGCATCCTCAGCCGTTCCGCGAAGCTGTTCGCGGAGCACGGCTATACCGGAACCTCGATCACCATGATCGCGGAGGCCTGCGGCGTCTCAAAGGCGCTGATGTATCACTACTACCGCTCCAAGGACGCGGTGCTGTTCGATCTGCTCGCCGACCATTTGCAGCATCTCGTCGGCGTGGTCGAATCTGCTGCGCGGTCCGAGGGCGACGCTGGCGAGCGGCTGTTCGCCATCGCGGCGGCACTGCTGGAAGCCTATCGCGGCGCCGACGCCGAACATCAGGTGCAGATCTCGAGCCTCAAGTTGTTACCAGGCGAGCAGCAGGAGGAACTGAAGGCGCTGGAGCGCAGTCTCGTCAGCCTGATGTCGGATGCAATCAGCGCTGCGATCCCGGCGACCGCCGCCAAGCCGCATCTCCTGAAGCCGCTGACGATGTCGCTGTTCGGCATGTTGAACTGGCACTATTTGTGGTTCCGCGAAGGCAAGGGGCTGAACCGCCAGACCTATGCGAAAATGGTGACGACGCTGATGGTCGCCGGCGCAGAACAGGCGATGGACGCGGTCGAAGACGACGACGCCGAGCCCGGGCGCACAACGTCGCGCAGGAAGAACGAGCGGCCGGCAGTGGCGCGGCGCGCAGGGTAGCGACTTCTGCACATCCTCTCCACGTCATTCCGGGGCGCTCGCCGAAGCGAGCGAACCCGGAATACCGAGGTTGTTGCGACTACCGGATGAACACCTCGCGATTCCACGTTCGCGAACTGCGTTCGCGCCCCGGAATGACGTTGAAGGGTGGCGCCCAAAAAGAAAGGCCCGCTTGCGCGGGCCCAGAATTCAGTGATCAGCAAGACCTGTGATCGATCGATGTGTCGATCAGAGCGGCTTGCTGAAGCTCTTGCTCAGGTTGTCCTGGGCCGACTTGGCGCTGTCGGCGACCAGCTTCCCGAGATATTCGGTGGTCGACTTGGCGCGCGACACCAGCACTTCGCCGTGCGAGCGAACCAGATCCGACTGGATCTGCACCGCTTCGTTCAACGACTTCGCCGAAGCCAGCTTGTCGATTCCGGAGAAGAACGCCTGGGTGTCGGCATAGATCGCCTGCTGGATGTTGCGGCTGATCTTGGCGGCCTCGCTGACCGAATGGCTGACAGCCTCTTCGATCGCGGAGGTGACCTTCTCCGAACCCGCCTGGAAGTCGGCGGCCTTCTCCTTGGCGGTGCCGGCCGCACGCTTGACGAAGTCGCGGGTGGCTTCCGGAACTTCCAGATTCTGGAAGTTCTTGAATGCGTCGCCAACCGGCGCAAATGCCTGTTTGACGTTGTCGAACGCGGCCTGATGCGTCTCGGAATAGGTTTCGTTGGTCATCGGGTGTCTCCATCCTCGGTGATTGAGCTATGGTCTCGCCCCGTCCGAATGCGGCCCGGGACACCCTTCATATGGCACAGTTTATGTTGCATTGCAATATAATATTGCATTGCAGCATTTCAGCTTGCACCTAAGTCGTTGATCCGATTAATGAATATTCTCTAATCCGCGTGCGCGAAACAAATTTCGCAATTTTTGGATGTAGCTCGGCCGCCTATTTCGCGCGCGTCGGCTTTGGTGCCGTGGTGTCGCCGGACTCGTTGCGCCCTTGATCGACCGCTGCCTTGAGCTGATCGAGCCGGGCTTCGATTGCCGAGAGCCGCGCGCCGAACTCGTCCATCTGCGCGCGCGTCGGCAGGTTGAGACCGGCCAGGTATTTTTCAACCATCTCGCCGAACTGTTTCTGCGCCTCCGCCGTGGCGCCGCCGACCTGGCCGACCGCTTTGGCGATTTCCGGGGTCGCCATCGCCTGACTGGCGAGCGCCGTGAAGCCCTTGCTCATCTCGCCGAACATCGCTTGCCAGGC
The DNA window shown above is from Rhodopseudomonas palustris HaA2 and carries:
- the paaK gene encoding phenylacetate--CoA ligase PaaK, producing the protein MAASIHQLRAPSGYSAELDEAERASRDAIVSLQTERLAWTLTHAYDNVPHYRNAFDRAGVHPQDFRDLADLAKFPFTSKTDLRDNYPFSMFAVPREQLVRVHASSGTTGKPIVVGYTLKDIDTWATVMARSLRAAGARRGMIIHNSYGYGLFTGGLGAHYGGEKLGCTVVPVSGGMTERQVQLINDFRPDVITVTPSYMLAILDEFKRQGLDPRQSSLKYGVFGAEPWTNAMRAEIEQAFDMDATDIYGLSEVIGPGVAQECVETKDGLHVWEDHFLPEVIDPVTGAVLPDGEKGELVFTSLTKEAFPVIRYRTRDLTRLMPGTARPGMRRMEKITGRSDDMIILRGVNVFPTQIEEVLLGTDWCGGHFIIELTREGRMDEMTVLAEARTESWDGAGLVPHAERVAAYIKNTIGISTTIKVVPPDTLERSLGKARRVIDKRPKS
- the paaI gene encoding hydroxyphenylacetyl-CoA thioesterase PaaI, translating into MWANDHASKALGMEIVEIGPGFATLAMTITTEMVNGHGIAHGGFIFTLADSAFAYACNSRNENTVAAQGQISFIRPSKLGAKLVASAREVTRAGRSGIFDVRVSSAGIVIAEFRGHSRSIGGTLVPLQQPDQR
- the paaZ gene encoding phenylacetic acid degradation bifunctional protein PaaZ; the encoded protein is MTTTLQSLARDAWVTPDTGLVDIPSAIDGRVVARASSAGLDFAAIVRHAREVGGPGLRALSFHQRADRLKAIGAYLIERKEQLYAIAADTGANRRDNAIDIDGGLVTLAAYASRGRRELPDTKFIIEGEVEQFGKRGSFVGQHILSPLHGVAVHINAFNFPCWGLLEKLAPALLAGVPVIAKPATATAYVAEALVKLIHESGLLPPGALQLICGSTGDLFDHLTGQDVIAFTGSIETSDKLRAHPNVARHSIRFIAERDSLNAAILGTDIAPTDPEFDLFVREVAREMTSKAGQKCTAIRRVLVPRAQEAAVIAALQATLTDVKLGDPRQDDKAMGPLVSRGQRDTVRAAIAALAPEADIVFGDPQRCSGDGIDTTAGAYLSPILLRATDPMRAEKLHAIEAFGPVATVIAYDDVDQVIELVRRGEGSLVASLFTYDNEVAEQIALGIAPWHGRLLILDRDCAAESTGHGTPLPALLHGGPGRAGGGEELGGLRSVHHYMQRTAIQCSPRRLAALTGTWSRGAPSPVSNLHPFKRNFDELTVGESIETASRPITLDDIEHFAHFTGDTFYAHMDEAAAKANPFFPGRVAHGYLILAFAAGLFVDPAPGPLLANYGLDNLRFLKPVSPDDTIRVKLTVKQKSSARRPEYGEVRWDVEVVNQNNEPVARYDLLTMSARPT
- the paaE gene encoding 1,2-phenylacetyl-CoA epoxidase subunit PaaE, whose amino-acid sequence is MNISATIPRFHPLVIRDLRREGRDAISLSFTVPPDLADAYQFAAGQYLTLRTTMDGEEVRRSYSICSGPDDGELRIAVKKIDGGAFSVWATEELKAGDTLDVMTPTGRFGVAPAPDEVRTYVGFAAGSGITPILSLIKAVLAREPASRFFLFYGNRSTDQILFRDTLETLKDRYLQRFAVFHVLSQEEQDVPVMQGRLDRDKVRLLLTAMLPAASVDHVFVCGPIGMSDDVEAACRELGIAEARIHVERFVSGLGGKPRPKAVVAPGAPPKAIASLIIDGKRREVPVAEGEAILDAALRAGVDLPFACKGGMCSTCRAKLVEGQAPMELNYSLEPWELKAGFILTCQAKPTTDRVVVDYDHL
- the paaD gene encoding 1,2-phenylacetyl-CoA epoxidase subunit PaaD, with protein sequence MVTRAISDSELRARAWDAAATVVDPEIPVLTIADLGVLRDISVNDGRVEVTITPTYSGCPAMNMITLEIETALARAGIGDASVRTVLAPAWTTDWMSAEGRAKLKDYGIAPPQAATGRRALFGALEIACPQCGSIDTEQLSEFGSTSCKALWRCKVCREPFDYFKCH
- the paaC gene encoding 1,2-phenylacetyl-CoA epoxidase subunit PaaC — translated: MPAASIEITDTPLFTYALRRADDALILGHRLSEWCGHAPMLEEDMALSNIALDLIGQARELYSYAGRVEGRGRGEDQLAYLREERDYQNLLLVEQPNGDFARTIARQLLYSAYADPYWRAMMRSADPTLAAIAAKSEKESAYHLRHTSEWMIRLGDGTDESHRRAQDAIDALWPFTGELFEADDGERSLIEAGVVIDPASLREPWQATIAAVLGEATLTLPSGTWVQRGGRSGRHSEHLGHLLSELQYMQRTYPGQTW
- the paaB gene encoding 1,2-phenylacetyl-CoA epoxidase subunit PaaB gives rise to the protein MSTPNTALWEVFIRSRNGLAHKHVGSLHAADATLALQAARDVYTRRGEGLSIWVVPSSAITASDPAEAGMMFEPAESKIYRHPTFYEVPDEVGHM
- the paaA gene encoding 1,2-phenylacetyl-CoA epoxidase subunit PaaA; translated protein: MYTQALNTTEAEDRNLEDAGRAALFQARIDAEERIEPNDWMPAAYRKTLTRQISQHAHSEIVGMLPEGNWITRAPTLRRKAALLAKVQDECGHGLYLYAAAETLGSSREELVDQMLSGKAKYSSIFNYPTLTWADIGAIGWLVDGAAIMNQIPLCRCSYGPYARAMIRVCKEESFHQRQGYEIMLTLCRGSAEQKAMAQDALDRWWWPCLMMFGPPDQASQHSDTSTRWKIKRFSNDELRQKFVDATVPQAHYLGLTIPDPALTRNESTGHWDYGTIDWDEFKQVLAGNGPCNRDRLAARRKAHDDGAWVREAAMAFAEKRKKKIAA
- a CDS encoding TetR/AcrR family transcriptional regulator, translating into MARTRANDYDQKRRGILSRSAKLFAEHGYTGTSITMIAEACGVSKALMYHYYRSKDAVLFDLLADHLQHLVGVVESAARSEGDAGERLFAIAAALLEAYRGADAEHQVQISSLKLLPGEQQEELKALERSLVSLMSDAISAAIPATAAKPHLLKPLTMSLFGMLNWHYLWFREGKGLNRQTYAKMVTTLMVAGAEQAMDAVEDDDAEPGRTTSRRKNERPAVARRAG
- a CDS encoding phasin → MTNETYSETHQAAFDNVKQAFAPVGDAFKNFQNLEVPEATRDFVKRAAGTAKEKAADFQAGSEKVTSAIEEAVSHSVSEAAKISRNIQQAIYADTQAFFSGIDKLASAKSLNEAVQIQSDLVRSHGEVLVSRAKSTTEYLGKLVADSAKSAQDNLSKSFSKPL
- a CDS encoding poly(R)-hydroxyalkanoic acid synthase subunit PhaE, producing the protein MADKDNDPAAAWQAMFGEMSKGFTALASQAMATPEIAKAVGQVGGATAEAQKQFGEMVEKYLAGLNLPTRAQMDEFGARLSAIEARLDQLKAAVDQGRNESGDTTAPKPTRAK